The Calothrix sp. PCC 7507 DNA segment TCTAATGTATGAGAATTAATACTTCCAGCCATTGGGGTGAACCGTAACTTCAAAGTGGTGTTTGCCGTCAAAACCAGGATATAAGTAAGCTAGTAGTCTGTTTCATTAATTTTGTGGGGCTGTAGAGACGCGAAATTTGACTGGGCTTCTCTACGAGACGCTATCGCGAACGCCCCGCTACGCTAACGTCCCGCTACGAAGACAGCGTCTCTACAGGGTTTTGATGACAACCTAATCAATCAGAACTTTTGGGACAGATCACTAGTAGTACAATCCCAGTTCACCAGGCTTTGGTAGGGAAAAATCGATTTACTTGGTTGAATAGGCAATGCAAATAACAGTTAAGGTTAAGCCTAATGCAAAACAGCAAAAGATTGAAGAACAATCTGATGGTAGTTTGAACGTACTCTTAAAATCCCCACCAGTAGACGGTAAAGCTAATGAAGAGTTAATTAAACTACTAGCTGAGAAATTTAATGTACCAAAATCTAATATCAGAGTTAAGTCTGGTGTGTCTTCTCGACGAAAGTTAGTAGAAATTCAACTAGATTTCTAGTGCTGATATTTTTTGATTAGTTACCAGGACAAATCTGGTAACTAATTAACCCTGCCTTGATGGCATAATCTTGTTAATCTTGGTCAATACTTATATATCCTGATTGAGTTTTAACTCGCCCTATCCAAGCTTGAATAGCAGGAAATTGTTTCAAATCAAACCCACCTTCATCAGCCACATGGGTGTAAGCAAATAAAGCAATATCAGCGATAGTATAACGCTCTCCCACAAAAAAGGTGCGAGAGGTTAAATGATTTTCCATCAACCTCAATGCCGCATAACCCTCTGCTTGTTTTTGCTTGATGGCTTGATGATTTTCTTCGGCCTTACCTAAAATAGAGATCCAAAATCTCAATGTGGCGATGAACGGTTCATGGCTGTATTGTTCAAAAAATAACCATTGCATTACTTGCGCTCGTAAAAAACGGTCATAGGGCAGAAATTCTGTCCCTTCACTCAGATAGATCAATATAGCATTTGATTCTGCTAGGTATTTACCTGGTGCAATTTCCAAAACTGGAATCTTACCTTGAGGATTTTTACTCAAAAAATCCTGTGTGCGATTTTCGCCCTTTAAGATGTCAACCTCTACTCTCTCAAAAGGCATACCTAGTTGTGTCAATAAAAGTCGTAACTTGTAGCCATTCCCTGAAGGTAAAAAATCGTACAATTGCAGCGGTTCCATGCTAAAAATGTGATGAAGAATATGTTGAAAAATTGGGGTTCAAAATACATTATCTTACCAAATGATTTTTCACAACCCGGATATTTTTTGTTTATATTCAGCATCTTAATCTTAGAAAGAATTATCTGAGAAAATAAAAAATAAAAGGACGATTTTTTCTGGTATTCAAATGTTTAATTTTAATCCCTGGTCAAAAATAAAAATATGTGTGGAAGATTTACTTTAAAACAGCCAGCAGCGTCGATAGCTCAGGCTTTTCATGTAGATTCAGTACCTGATTTAACACCGCAATACAACATTGCACCTACGCAAATGGTGATAACAGTGTTACATCACGTTGAAAGCAACAAGCGTGAATTTCAGCAATTGCGTTGGGGGTTGATCCCCTCATGGGCGAAAGATGTAGCGATCGCCTCAAAGCTGATTAATGCCAGATCGGAAACTGTTGCCGAAAAACCCTCTTTTCGTGCTGCTTTTCGCCGTCGTCGCTGTTTAGTAGTAGCTGATGGCTTTTATGAGTGGCAACGGCAACCAGGCAAGAAGCAGCCGTTTTATTTTAGTCTTCAAGATGGACAACCATTTGGCTTTGCCGGTTTATGGGAAAGATGGCAATCTCCTTCAGGAGAAGAAATAACCTCTTGCACAATTTTGACAACAACAGCTAACGAATTATTACAACCAATTCATGACCGAATGCCAGTGATTGTGGCTCCAAAGGATTACAATTTATGGTTAGACCCCCAAATGCAAACACCTGAAACTCTACAGCAGCTCTTGCTTCCTTATCCAGCCCAAGCAATGACTGCTTACCCAGTTAACACCTTAGTGAATAACTCTCAACACAATACCCCAGAATGCATCATCCCAGTCGGCGAGAAGATTACCCCATAAATCAGTTAAATTAACTATTGAGTGTATTGGGAATGGGGCATAGGGAATAGGGCATGGGGCATGGGAAGATGGGGAAGATGGCGGAGATGAGGGAGAAATAACTCTTGACAAATGACAAATACCTCGGCTCCGCTCGGTACAAGTGACCAATGACCAATAGAAGCAAATATGCCAAGAACACAGAAAAACGACAACTTTATTGACAAATCTTTTACAGTGATGGCAGATATCATCCTGAAGATACTACCTGCTAATAAAAAAGCCAAAGAAGCTTTTGTCTATTACCGGGATGGCATGTCAGCACAGGCAGAAGGCGAATATGCCGAAGCTTTAGATTATTATGAAGAAGCACTCACACTAGAAGAAGATTCTAACGATCGCGGTTATATCTTTTACAATATGGGCTTGATCCATGCCAGTAATGGCGACCATGAAAAGGCTCTAGAACTCTATCACCAGGCACTGGAATTAAACCCACGTCTACCCCAAGCGCTAAATAACATAGCTGTGATTTATCACTACAAGGGCGAAAAGGCTAAGGAAGATGGTGATAACGATGCTGGCGAGGCGCTATTTGACCAAGCGGCAGATTATTGGGTGAGAGCAATTCGTCTGGCTCCCAATAACTACATTGAAGCCCAAAATTGGCTGAAAACTACTGGACGAGTGCAAATTGACGTGTTCTTTTAGTCCAGAGTCAAAAGTCCGGAGTCCAGAGTCCAGAGTCAAAAGTAATGACCCTTAACCCTTGACCTTTAACAAAAACTATGATTGATCGTGAGCAAGTTCATAAAGTAGCGCTTCTCGCTCGTTTAGAATTGACACCAGAAGAGGAGGAGCAATTTACTAACCAGCTAGGAAGTATTCTAGATTATATCGAGCAGCTAAGTGAACTAGATGTCAGTAACGTAGCGCCAACAACACGAGCAATTGATCTCAGCAATATCACTCGCAAGGATGAGCTACAACCTTATTCTGACAGAGAAGCCATCCTCAAGAGTGCGCCTGAGCAGGAAGGTGAATTTTTCAAAGTGCCCAAAATCCTCAACGCTGAGTAATCTACTGAAGTATGAAGTCTGAGGTATGAAGTCTGAAGTATCAGGTTATGGAAGTGGTACGAAATAATCTGTGTACCAAGAAATTGGTTTTTTATACTTTATCCTCAATACTTCATACCTCGTTGTCCTAGTAGGCTAAGGCACAAATAAACTACCGATTACAAAACGCCCAAATGCTTACTGTACAGGTTTATGCATTTCATCCTAGCCTGCGGCAAGCCGCTCCGCGTCTACATACTTCAGACTTCAGACTTCAGACTTCTTTGTACTAGCCTACTGTGACTTGGTCAGTGGCGACCTCGGTAGCGCCGTTAACCCCGTTAGCAATCTCTACTAATTGATTCAGACTATCTTGACTAGGAACTTTTCCTTTCAAAACTACTGTAGTTCCCAACTGAGCGACATAAACGGTATCAATATCAGTGACGCGAGAATCTTCGTCAAAAGCAAGAGCAACTCTTTTTGCTAAACCACTTTGATCATATTCTCCACTTAGTCCTACTCGCTCAGGAGGAATGGTTTCACCGTCAGAGGATTGTTCAGCAACTAAGGTTGCACTGGGATTAACTTCAGCATCCGCTGGCTTTTCCTGTCCAAAGAGTCTTTGTAACCAACCCATAACAGTAAGTTCTCCAATAGGAAATATTGAAATTACACAAGTAGTCTACCGTGGCTTGGACTTAGATCATAGTGGGTTAGATCCCAACGGCAAGGTAAAAAAATTTTTTCGGGCGATCGCACCCAGCATAAATAGTATTTATACCGTCATAACAGAAGACTAGACTTAGGATACACTGGCTTTTGAATGTACGTGAGGTGGGTCAGCAACCTCATGTGCTGCTGTTAAGTTCTTCCCTGCTATCGTATAGTATTTAGCTCTAGGGGACTTAACTCAAATCTACCAAAGGTAAATTTGATGCTCAGTTATTGCAATGCTAATCTTCTAGAAAGATTGATAAATAGGCATTTTATGCATTTCTACATACTCTGGCTATATTAGTTTCGTAAGCCGAGAGTACACGCAAAATGTTGCTTTGGCAGAGAAAAGTATAGTTTTTGCTTTTTAAACTTGCATCTTAATTGTTTTCATTTTTATCTATCTGCCTTACCAGATAAGCAGATTCAGTTAATATCTAAGCATGTTTTACTATTTAATTGCTGACCCCGACCTGCTAGATACTTTGGTATTGATTTTATTCCGTTCAATAGCTTTTAGCCCTTATCGCTCCCATGCTGACCCATCACCGCAAGCCCGTGTGCTTATCACTCATTTCCACCGACCTACCAGTCTGGTCTGTTGTTGAAACTGCCGGGACATTATATCAAAAAGATACTGACCGATTCCATTTACTGTTGACCGCACCACCTCTAATTAGTTGCGAAATAGCAAGTTCTCTGAGTCCAGAGGACACGCTTCTTCAGAACAGTAACAAAGCTTACGCTCCCAGCAGTCCCAGGATTTTGTGGCTGGAGATTTCCCCTTATCGGGTAATCATGACCATGCAAGGTAATGCTCAAGTAAGTTACCGTCACTTTTGGGAACATGGTGTTTATGGTATTAGCCGTTATTGGTTGCCAACTGAGTCATTGCAACCAAATGATCCCATTCGCCTACGTAATTTTACTACGGCTATGACGCTCAGTGGACACCCTCTGCCAGAGCATTTACGGTTGGAATACGAGTTGTGGGCAGAAAAAGTCCAACTGGGACGCTACATTCTCAATTTAGAAATTAAGCATTAATTACCTGGGAAGAGGGGGAAGACAAGAGGAATAAACAATCCCCAATCCCTAATCTCCTTGAAAATACCAATAAGTTAGAGACGAGATACATGTATCTCGTCTCTAGATTTGTTAAAGGTTGTGATCTTAAAAATTTAAATTCAGTTTCTACAAACTCGCCAGAAGACCTATAACGCCGTGTCCTGTAACAACTTCTAAGGCGATGAGCGAAACAAACCCAATCATTGCTAAACGACCATTGAGGAGTTCTGCATAGGGAGTAAAACCAGTGCGATCGCCTTGCTCATCTACATATACTTTAGGCTCGATCGCAAAGTTGTTCAATAGACCTTGATCGTCAATAATGGCTGAGTTTGTACGCATGGGTTTTTCTCGCTTTTTTTCTCTTATGTAAAGAAGTGTAACAAGTAAATTAATTTTTGTAAAGTATCTGAGTCTAGCCAAAGGTATATGATGATCGATTGAGTTTCATAGCCAGTTTCCACCTGAAGAAAGCCAATGCATCGATTCCGAGTAGAGGTTATTGCCAAAACCCCAAACCCGCAGCAAGTAATTTATGCTGCGATGCACCAAGACTATACCGACGCATTCGTTTATGACGAAAAAGACTCATGGCCCTCGGAGTCACAATGCGGCGAAGTGATTGTGAAGCGGCTACTAGCAGGAGAACGAGGACACTACGGTCCCTTGGAACATCCCCAGATCGTTTTCAACTGCGGTTACTTTCCCCACAGCGTCATGCAACAAGCTCGTACGCATCGAGTAGGCGTATCATTTGATGTGCAGTCTTTTAGATATACGGGAAACCAATTTATTGATGTAGTAGATGGAAAGAAAGATATAGAAGATGTTGTCTATCTCCGTCCTGTTGGCTATTACACAGATAGACAAGGCAAAAAATATTACTATTCACCAGAGCAAAGAGCAGCAGATTTGCAATGGTGTCTAGAAGCAGCTAGACGATATAAAGCTGATTTTGAAGGGGGAATGTCGGAAGAACACGCCAGGGGTAAAGTCCCGTTTGATTATCGTCAGCATTTTATTGTTAGCTTTAATCTCAGGTCATTCTTGCATTTTTGTGACTTGAGAAATAAGAAAGACGCTCAACTGGAAATTCAAAAGTTATGTGAATTGATGTGGCCTCATTTTGGAGAGTGGGCACCAGCGATCGCCCAATGGTATGAGAAGCAGCGTTTAGGTAGAGCGAGATTGGCCCCTTAATTGATCAGCAGGAGAAAAAAAGATTTTTGGGTATGATTGAGAGCGATCGCTCTTGGTAAAATTGAGATACGAATCAAGTATCAGAAACAGGTGAATGGCTAAAGACCGCTTTCATGATGCAGTTAGAGTAGCTCAATTAGTATGGCTGTAGACCAGTATCGTCAAATTATCCAACAATTAATTCTAGAACGGGCAAATAGAGGTTTATCCCAAGAGGGAATGGAAACACAAGCCGTTCTAGATACAGAGCATGACCACTATCTCTTGCTACATACCGGGTGGCGCGGGAATCGTCGGACACATGGATGCAGCCTGCATCTCGATATCAAAGACGGTAAAATCTGGATTCAACATGATGGCACAGAAGTCGGGATGGCGACACAACTCCTTGAACTGGGTGTACCAAAAGAAAATATTGTTTTGGCGTTTCACTC contains these protein-coding regions:
- a CDS encoding DUF167 domain-containing protein, which gives rise to MQITVKVKPNAKQQKIEEQSDGSLNVLLKSPPVDGKANEELIKLLAEKFNVPKSNIRVKSGVSSRRKLVEIQLDF
- a CDS encoding glutathione S-transferase family protein produces the protein MEPLQLYDFLPSGNGYKLRLLLTQLGMPFERVEVDILKGENRTQDFLSKNPQGKIPVLEIAPGKYLAESNAILIYLSEGTEFLPYDRFLRAQVMQWLFFEQYSHEPFIATLRFWISILGKAEENHQAIKQKQAEGYAALRLMENHLTSRTFFVGERYTIADIALFAYTHVADEGGFDLKQFPAIQAWIGRVKTQSGYISIDQD
- a CDS encoding SOS response-associated peptidase, with translation MCGRFTLKQPAASIAQAFHVDSVPDLTPQYNIAPTQMVITVLHHVESNKREFQQLRWGLIPSWAKDVAIASKLINARSETVAEKPSFRAAFRRRRCLVVADGFYEWQRQPGKKQPFYFSLQDGQPFGFAGLWERWQSPSGEEITSCTILTTTANELLQPIHDRMPVIVAPKDYNLWLDPQMQTPETLQQLLLPYPAQAMTAYPVNTLVNNSQHNTPECIIPVGEKITP
- a CDS encoding photosystem I assembly protein Ycf3, which produces MPRTQKNDNFIDKSFTVMADIILKILPANKKAKEAFVYYRDGMSAQAEGEYAEALDYYEEALTLEEDSNDRGYIFYNMGLIHASNGDHEKALELYHQALELNPRLPQALNNIAVIYHYKGEKAKEDGDNDAGEALFDQAADYWVRAIRLAPNNYIEAQNWLKTTGRVQIDVFF
- the gatC gene encoding Asp-tRNA(Asn)/Glu-tRNA(Gln) amidotransferase subunit GatC, which translates into the protein MIDREQVHKVALLARLELTPEEEEQFTNQLGSILDYIEQLSELDVSNVAPTTRAIDLSNITRKDELQPYSDREAILKSAPEQEGEFFKVPKILNAE
- a CDS encoding BON domain-containing protein, coding for MGWLQRLFGQEKPADAEVNPSATLVAEQSSDGETIPPERVGLSGEYDQSGLAKRVALAFDEDSRVTDIDTVYVAQLGTTVVLKGKVPSQDSLNQLVEIANGVNGATEVATDQVTVG
- a CDS encoding chlorophyll a/b-binding protein, encoding MRTNSAIIDDQGLLNNFAIEPKVYVDEQGDRTGFTPYAELLNGRLAMIGFVSLIALEVVTGHGVIGLLASL
- the thyX gene encoding FAD-dependent thymidylate synthase; translated protein: MHRFRVEVIAKTPNPQQVIYAAMHQDYTDAFVYDEKDSWPSESQCGEVIVKRLLAGERGHYGPLEHPQIVFNCGYFPHSVMQQARTHRVGVSFDVQSFRYTGNQFIDVVDGKKDIEDVVYLRPVGYYTDRQGKKYYYSPEQRAADLQWCLEAARRYKADFEGGMSEEHARGKVPFDYRQHFIVSFNLRSFLHFCDLRNKKDAQLEIQKLCELMWPHFGEWAPAIAQWYEKQRLGRARLAP
- a CDS encoding XisI protein — protein: MAVDQYRQIIQQLILERANRGLSQEGMETQAVLDTEHDHYLLLHTGWRGNRRTHGCSLHLDIKDGKIWIQHDGTEVGMATQLLELGVPKENIVLAFHSPYMRQFTEFAIN